Part of the Nymphalis io chromosome 8, ilAglIoxx1.1, whole genome shotgun sequence genome, ttaaattcaattttatataaaataaatctaaccGCCTAACTGTGGCATCAATTCCATCGAGCACGAAGAAATtaggcaactcttttctttgtcgcaccactaaaaaatgtaattctttaccagcacacgtgttcccctcctcttacaacctgggttccttcaaacgaggcgtgaagaggcatcttgcgggccggcaaagcgggggcggctagtgcaggaTATTCTTCCCGACTATATTagtcgtcgtcgcgtttggactcccctaccacttaccatcaggtggagtgtaatcatttgctttcccggtgtataaaaaaaatatatataaaaataaacaaagtttatttatgtataatatgcaggtatacaaaaaaaaataattaccagtaaatactattattgttaatttacaCCCATAATGAACAAAGTGCTAATCTATGACAGAAAACTATTgatcaaaaatagaattaataatatctgGAAATTAACTTCGTCTCAAAACAGAACCACCAAAGTAAAACCACTGCGAAgtgattataaattatcagTGTTGTGTGATTTTATTGGAGACAACCGAATAAGGAAGCACAAGATCAGAATCAATTTAAGAACGCAATACAATGGAAGgtcaatttcaattattatttggcAAAATGAAGATCGAAATGCAAAATCAAATAGCTGAACTAAAGGACTCCACTACAAAAAGTATTATGGACAGTATGGAGGAAAAATTACTTCCTATAaaagtagaaaataaaaatttaaaaatcaaactcGAAAAATTAGAAAAAGAGATAGAGTACCTAAAAAGAGGAGAgagaaataacaatattatggtATTTAGCttagaagaaaaagaaaaatctacTATCGAACTGTTACAAGAATTAaaggataattttaaatacgacTTGAAGATTAAAGAAGGGGAGACCCAAGGTCAAGttggatttattattaaaaatgtaactgagtgtctagaaaaaattataagaatatcAGAGCGATTAGGAATAATGGATTTGAAACTACAAGGATACAAAGATCCCTGGtctattgtacaaatatattcGCCTACAGAACAATAGAATTCAGAAACAATAGATCAGAACAATACAATCTACCATGATCTCAATAAGACGATCCAACGCATGCGcccataaaaatgttatagtaaTGGGAGACTTCAATGGGCAAATTGGAGCAAGGCGTTCAGGAGAAAATGAAATACTAGAACCATTCATGTATAGTAACAAAACTAGGAGTACAAATggagataaaattactaatttcgCACTAGAAAACAAGCTAACCATCCTAAATACTAtgttcaagaaaaataaaaaaaaaacatgtgaaCTTGGGTATCGCCTGACGGTAAAACAAAATaccaaattgattttataatgactAACAGGCACAGTTACTTCAATAACTTCAAcgttatcaataaattaaacttcaacACCAATCATAGACTGATCAGAGCAGAGCTAACTGGAAAACAACCAAAAAAGCCTAGACCAACACAAAACCTCGGAAACGCAAAGCTCGGAAAACATCAGATAGAAAATCTAACAGCCCTCCTGAGGGACAAATTCACAGACTAAACCCAACACATAGGACCTAGgagtacaagaaaaatataagtggATGGAGAATACCATTAAAACACAGGCACAACTCATTGCAAGTACTGAAACCGAACAAAAAAATGGCTAACAACAAATACCATGAAACCACTCGAGGATAGAAACCACTTAATCAGCGCAAGACATACACATGACAGAAAGAAACAAATTGCCAAAATtagtaaagaaattaaaaatagcataaaGAAAGATAGAAACTAAAGCAGAATAGAAACTATAgaaaagtatataaacaaaaactatagACGTCAAACTGAAAATCAGAAGACTTAAATGGAGATGGGCAGGATATATGGTAAGATGTCACTATAAATGTTGTAAAAAAGTTACAAGATACCACAGAGAAGGTAAAAGGAAGAAAGGTAGACCACAAAAAAGATGGGATGAGGACATTAGACAGGTAGCAGGTATTATGTGGAACAGTGGCTCAGGAAAGGTCAGAATGGAAAAGGttggaggaggcctttgccaaaCAGATCTGCAGAAAATAAGCAAGTTTCAAATACTAGTATAAGtctaaatttaatgtattagaattttgttttttggttTAAGAACTGAATAAAtggctatattattattattacactcataatattcagtaatatattttacataagacaatatttttttaatattaaattacttaatttatatacatatatatttataaacataatcaaaaagaaatacacacaatatatacctcacctatcaaaataataatgtctcttgtgcctgtaattacactggctcactcacccttcaaaccggaacacaacaataccaagtactgctgttttgcgacagaatatctgatgagtgggtggtgtaccagacgagcttgcacaaagccctaccaccagtaagtgatttaaatgtaaatcttttgagaaaatcaaaaagaaaatataaatgtctCTAACCGTAAACAATAGTACAAAGTTACAACTGAATCGCATAAATGATACACAATTGTTTAGAACACAAAtacttcctttttttttttatatatgtccgggatggcaaatgactctactccacctgatggtaagtggtagtagagtccaaacgcgacgacggccagtacagacgggaaaaacgttctgcactagccgccttcgccttgccggcccgcaagatgcctcttcacgcctcgtttgaaggaacccgggttgtaagaggaggggaacacgtgagctggtaaagaattccattttttggaagtgcgacaaagaaaggagttgccaaatttctttgttcgcgatggaattgatgtcacagttaggcggtgacatcgagaaccagctcgcgtggacttaagaaggaagggggaagcaggaattagagataataattcctcagagcactcgttGTGATatagtcgatagaaagcgctcagtgctgctatctcgcgacgcaattgtaaaggttcaagggtgtttgtgacctttacgtcgccaataatgcgtactgcacgtcgctgcaaccggtccaaggcctccagtaggtacttagcggagccatcccaaaggtgcgagcaatattcaacgcaagaccgtacctgtgttttgtataacaggcacagttgtggcgtgaaaaaacgccgcaccttgttcagaactccgagtttccgtgaagctgtttttataatagcctcgatgtaatcccttggactaaggtcgcagcgaacgtccatccccagtatggcgattttgctttgtatcatcagcggtatgccacagagggagggatgagggtaaaatggtgactttttcgctgtgagagcacATACCTgcgttttcttggcattaaactcaacaagattatcagaaccccatttggcgatgagctctaacgtccgtaatcgagttcaatgacaagattctcccgcctctcctcagtttccgcccgcccagccactgcgcgtccgtggtatccaccatgcactgtactatcatctgcatagcaatgtatgttcccaagggagagcatatcattgatatgcaaaagaaggagtgtgggagatagcacagatccctgggtgaccccagcattcactacatagaattgtgaagcgcaaccatctactaaaacacgaaggctacgcttgtgtaggaagctggcaatccaggtgcatagctgagcaggcagaccatatgccggtagcttggagagaagacttctgtgccagaccctgtcgaaagccttggagatatcgaggctgacggccaacgattctccatgcttgtcgatagcttcaccccagaggtgtgttacgtacgctagaagatcacctgtggaccgttttggtcgaaacccgtactgacgatcattaattagacagtgatcttctaggtaatggatcagttggttgtttagaatccgttccatcaccttacaaagtactgaggttatagttattggtcgataattttccgggtcagaccgatccccttttttgggaaccgtttgcacattagctcttctccaagcctccggcacacatcccgaagagagagaaagttggaacaggcgcgttaacacaggagacagctccgccgcgcacttcttcagcacaatggctggtattccatcgggaccgctagctttccgtatatcaagtgattgcagctccgcacgcacatcacgttgcctgattttgatgtcaggcatcgtgtggccacatgaaggtattgttggtggctgcgcactacaatcatcgatcacagagttgtcggcaaagagtttagccaggaggtcggctttctcctgcggactgtgagctagcgatccgtccggatttctgagcagtggcagcgaaggttggcagaaattgttttgcacagacttggtcagacgccagaagctacgggaacccctaggatgcgaaataaggtcataaCCAATCTgcacaatgcgctgtgcatccgctctcgtgtatgccttcctacaggacttggaatttcctttttaaatatataattaatataactgaGGCTACAGTTTGGTGGCCTCCACAATAGGAATTTCTAAAAGAAAATGCAATCCAATTTCAAAAGATAAGTATACATTGAAAATTTTACACATTCAAAATCagtcatttcattaaaatcctaagtggttaaaattgaaataaaactaaagttgttgtttgtagttttaatttatttcattttatgtaatttataaagttcTGAAcccataacaaaaataaatacaagaaaGTTTTACAAGATACAGTGTAATTTAAACATCTTAATTCTAaatgatgaaataattattcacGTTTGCGGCGACGGTTTTGTTcctcctaaaaataaaaaaatttataagacTCATCATCAAATCATTTTGCAccaaatagtataaatatatcaatattgagTTGATGACATACCCACAGACAGCAGATACTTGAATCTACATTGTTTAAACTACAAATATGGATCaacacatatttaatattatgcatgtagattatacaatataaagtatttatagtGAAGAAAAActgtttcaatttaatttacctTTTGTGTTAAGATAATAAGAAGTCTCCTCAGCATTCCAACGAAATCTATGAACAATTCCAGAGCATGTTGCACAAAGTCCTTATTACCCATTCTACGCTTCTCAATGATAAGTTGGGTGTCAAACAGAACAAAACCGCACATCAGCATTAATCCCAGGTAAAGATGAACCTGAAATAATAAATGCTCATTACCTTAAATATTcaacaattcattttaaaatgacaatcttgtaaaaaattaattaattttttttaataatatgaattgttACTTACTTGGTAAAGAAAATGAGACTGCATGAAAAGATTAACCAGTGTCATTAGGGACATTGAGCTAAGTAAGGTCATGAGTGTGCCACCTAGGAACAGCCAGCTGCCTCGATCGGCTAGCATGGCAGCAATGGAGAAGCACACAAACACTATTGTTGTGCCTAGGAGAGCTGTTACAATTATAGATGGATCAACAACGCTCACATAATCCAAAAGGGGACCCATGCTCATACctagaatataatttttaaatttagtttcaaggtataaatttattttatttttctttgtttgaacattattttcatttatacctGAAGTTAAACCAAATCCTAAGAGATAGCCAAGTCTTAACTTGGTGTTCTTTCCATTATCTGGAGTAGCAATTAACATCAACATAAGACCTGCGCCAACAATTGCTGAAAGTAGACCTGCTTGGAATCTTGTAAACATATCAATGTACACTCCAGCTGAAGCTGCTCCACATGTCATCATGAGTGTCCCATACACATTTTTGAGATGTTGACGAACCGGAGGTTCTCTTAAAGTATTGAGTATTAGCATTAGTTAACTatgatacataaaatacaaaatgatatCATTGACGGACCTTAtttactaaaatgttatttacgaAGTAGTCATGACTAGGCATTATTTGCGTCAACTTTACATTACATGACTTATGCATGTGTATACTTTaacagaattaaattaatttttttgtcgatttgttgaaaaaaataacggaaaatgtttgttatttattatcatatgaaTATAATGACGCATAAGTTCtagaattatcttttatttttattatgaactacgctttttaagtaaaattgaaCGTAATATGAATAATCTTAGACAAAGAAAATAAACTACTTACAGTCGATTCTGAAAGCTGTTAATAAAGGATTGGATATTTGGAGTCATGGTGTAAACCTGATCTGACGAAAGTAGAACCGTAACTATTAGTTGCGCTACAGTTaattaaaagcaatataaaGCTTCTGCTTAGACACAATTCACAAATAAAACTGAgcaataagtaaattttaatatcgtaTGATGCAATCAATTTAGAAATGGTTTATGGAACAAATGGCTGACACTACGATacgatgttatattatatatcacatcCACGACTTGAAACTTCCGCAAGAAGGTataggtaattaataaattgaacattGGACTACTAACATTTTGTAGTGAAAATCGAGACAAAGTCGATAACTTTATCGATTATTGCAAAATTGTATTCTCGTCCTAGGACTTAAAATTTTTTAGATTTagaacataaaatatactttctGTGATctttagatttttaataatattattacgacaaaaatgacaatatttttgtttttcaatagaAACTTttggatattttaattattatataaattaaaagataggTAAGATTTATTATTGTCAAATTACTATCTTAGGTAGCttgcaacaatattttatttgtaggtATTCAGTATTATTCAGTTTTCTTAAGAATCGTTATTTGAAATCGATTTTCACATGATTTTAACCAATAGTGTAAAAACACGAGTTCACTGATAACTGTCATgtgcatttaatttatttatgtttattattcctTTTTTGGGTtagtacaaattatattttaataataatataatatatttataaactattgaAATACAGATTAGACCAgtacagtaaatatattttcagttttttttggCTTGGGATGTAAATAGTGTGCTAATAGGCTGTAGAGAgacgatgtaaaaaaaaaaaaaaataacctgtaAAAGTCAGCAATCGTACTGTCACTCAAAACACATGATAGTTTGAAAACATGTTGAATATTATGTTGAATAGAACGTTGTAGTAgcctaaaattttacaaaatgggTAAAAAAACGAAAGTAGGAAAGCAACGGAAggataaatattatcaattagcAAAGGAAACAGGTTAgtcttattgaaaattttcttacatcttttaatattaaaatatcacaatgtgcattgtaatattgttttcaGGTTTTCGTTCCCGAGCTGCTTTCAAGCTAATACAGTTAAATCGAAAATTtggatttttacaaaaatcacGAGTATGCATAGATTTATGTGCAGCTCCCGGTGGGTGGATGCAGGTGGCACATCAAAATATGCCTGTATCCAGTGTGGTTATCGGTGTAGATTTATTTCCTATCAAACAAGTTCCTGGATGCATCAGCCTAACTGAAGATATTACAACGGAAAAATGCAAAACTGCaattaaaaaggaaataaaaacatggaAAGCTGATGTTGTTCTACATGACGGTGCTCCCAATGTTGGTCTAAATTGGATACATGATGCTTATCAGCAAGCATGTCTTACTTTAAGTGCTATGAAACTGGCATCACATTTTTTAAGAAGTGGTGGATGGTTTGTAACAAAAGTTTTCAGATCTAAAGATTACCATGCATTACTTTGGGTATTGAAGCAGTTCTTTAAGAAGGTCCATGCAACAAAGCCCCAGGCCTCTCGTAATGAGTCATCTGAAATTTTTGTTGTCTGCCAAGGATACATTGCTCCAGATAGCATTGATCCAAAATTATTGGACCCTAAATATGTATTTGAAGATTTGGAAATAATGAAAAAGAAACATAACAGTATATTACATCCTGAAAAACAGAAAAAGGCTAAAGCCGAAGGATATAAAGAAAATGATTACACCACTTTTCATAGTTTTTCTGTTTCTGAATTTTTGGATAAAGATGACCCAATTGATTTGCTACAAGGATGTTCTGAGGTAATAaatcatcattatatattagtgTTTCCAATAAAACAGCaagtacaatattttaacatctGGATCCTGAACAACTGGTTAATCCTAAGTGGTTTTTGTTAGCCCTATCTCATTTTAAAGTTCAATAACTTAAATTACTAACATCaggtatttattgaaaataaaggaACAGTTATATTTGTGAAAAACAATCAAAAACTCTGGACTTTCAATGATCCTGTTAAGGTTCAGGATCTTAATTCTTAATCAGTCTTATCTTATTGGATTAGCAAGATTCTactgtataaataattcttgttaaattaattattttatttttgtagccgagatggcctagtggttagaacgcgtgaatcttaaccgatgatcgtgggttcaaaaccgggcaagcaccactgtattttcatgtgcttaatttgggtttataattcatctcgtgctttacggtgaaggaaaacatcgtgaggaaacctgcatgtgtctaatttaattgaaattatgctacatgtgtattctaccaacccacattggagcagcgtggtggaataagctccaaaccttctcctcaaaagggataggaggccttagcccagcagtgggacattaacgggctgttactgtaattattttacaaaaatgggTCTTGTAACTTTTGttctacaattatttaatatcttattaattatatacatatttaattttatattacagattATATTGGATGATGATGAGATTGCAAATCATCCGAGAACAACTACAGAAATAAAGGAATGTTGCAAAGATATAAAAGTTCTTGGAAGGAAGGATGTCAAGGCATTGCTCAGCTGGTTAAAGCATATCAAGGAATGGAAAACATCACAAACATCTgaggtaaatattaaaatataagttggTGCagtgtgtataataataattcggcACGAAGCTCGTCAACGCCGCCGCTGCCTTGGGCtgcctcctacccaacgtggaTAGACTGAGATCGCTATGCCGGCGCCTCTATGCCGgtgtagtgaggtcgatggtactgtacggtgccccgatatgggtcgaCGCGGTCCTCGCTCACAACCGAGCCCTCTTGCGGAAGCCGCAAAGGGTCATAGCGGTGAAGGTTAGAGGGTACAGTACGGTGTCCTGGACGCACAGGGCAGATTGATATTGTGGCGACACTCCTCGCGGGCGATCTACCCTGAGAAATCCAGGCGGAGTTGCTCGTGGAGATGTCCCGCTTCCGGGCCGACGCGAGAGACCGCAGCGACTGTCCAGTGTCGGCGGAGGTCGGGCAGATCAGGGCACTAGCCTAGCAAACCCTGATTGCCCGATaggaggaggacctggggttCACGGCGGGCCTGGTGACAGTGGAGgtggtacgtccccacttgagtcgctgggtcaaaagaaaattagGCACACTCTCGTCCAGGTTGCATAGGTGCTTACCTGACACGGGTGCCTCTGTAAGTACGTGTTCGAGATAGCGCGGCGGGAGGTGGCACTCTCAAGAAAACGAGGTACGCTCTAgtttaggttgacgcaggtacttaccggacacggctgcttcggtaagtacctgcacaagatagcacggcgggaaatgtcaccttcctgccacgagtatGGTGCGCCATTTGACACGACGCATctcaccctgacggagtgtgccgctagaggcccgcataggcgggccgtCTGTCGGAGCGTCACGATAGCatacgaaagcgatcccgtggcactccccgttaagatggaaagggtaccTGTTctgtattttaacatttttatagatgTTTGAATTTATGATACTATTCCTGGTTAATTTATGTAGATTGTAGAATGATCTCTAAGcctcaaatttttaaatttttagatacATAGAAAGAGTTATATTGTTCTAAGAATTTATCTTTTTCTTATCTGTTTTTAAGAATGTGAACTCAAAGTCCATTCTTAgtcatttttatacttttttaataaacaaagtttCTTAATTTTCCATATCCTTTACAAAATATGTGGTTCAGATTTTAGTGCATAATAAGCCtttgtatttcaatttaaaaaatatgatatctcTTGTAGTTAAAACAATTATCGCTTGACTATGTAAACAATGAActtttcctatttttttaatgcctGTAATATGATAACTCCtgggtattttttatataacattatatattaagctgctttgtttgtttaataGATAATTTAACATTAGAGGGCTTTACCAAAATGTTAAATTGAGTATTTGTTAGCTATTAAGTATTTACAGTTTGGTCAATGTCTTGTCtactaaaagccgagatggcctagtggttagaacgcgtgaatcttaaccgatgatcgtgggttcaaacccgggtaagcaccactgaattttcatgtgcttaatttgtgattaaaattcatctcgtgcttgacggtgaaggaaaacatcgtgaggaaacctgcatgtgtctaatttcattgaaattatgtcacatgtgtattctaccaacccgcattggagcagcgtggtggaataagctctaaaaccttctcctcaaaaagggagaggaggccttagcccagcagtgggacattaacaggctgttactgtactgtactgtacttgtCTACCACAAAATCATCTTgaatatttatgtatcaattttaAGGAGTGTTGAATGTTGTACTTCAGCaacaatttattgatattaaccgaacccgaaaccgaaacagcctgtgaatgtcctactgttgggctaaaggcctcctctccttattttttttaacgtttttcccgtctgttctggccgtcgtcgcgtttggactctactaccacttaccatcaggtggagtagagtcatttgccctcccggcgaatatataaaaaaaaaaatttgacgagaaggtttggaacttattcctccacgctgctccaatgcgggttggttgttggaatacacatgtggcagaatttaatttaatcaagatgttttccttcaccgtaaagcacgagatgaattataatcacaaataaagcacatgaaagttgTGTGGTGCTTGCcagagtttgaacccacgatcatcgtttaagattcacgcgttcttacctctgggccatctcggcttttattgatattaacacctaagtttatttatattcatttgttaTGTTTGAagtattttgaaattgaaaaatatacttaatgacaaaaatttataattagctCCTACATCTGCGGGTTGAAATGCTGTAGCTCTATtctgatctttttttttttacgctggaaaaacgcattacgctcgcctatgtccgaggcgccgagtgcgccccgaacaacggaatacccactaaaaaaccagcggtaccctttccgtcataacgaggagcgccacgggatcgcttacgcatgctaccgcgacgctctgacgggcggcctgcgtatgcaggcctccattctctaggaggattaccagggtactgagaaccccctagtcccagcgacgcctattgtggcggagggagaaggtgcgcatagcgcctcattcttctccccagtcttcttcggcggagcaggtttgcaacGGCGTCTTCTtaccgctcccgctccgcggcctccttctgcgacattacattttcacagaaggagaccatttccgaccagcactcatcgcttccgagcaacgcgttgatgatgct contains:
- the LOC126769921 gene encoding probable Bax inhibitor 1, with amino-acid sequence MTPNIQSFINSFQNRLEPPVRQHLKNVYGTLMMTCGAASAGVYIDMFTRFQAGLLSAIVGAGLMLMLIATPDNGKNTKLRLGYLLGFGLTSGMSMGPLLDYVSVVDPSIIVTALLGTTIVFVCFSIAAMLADRGSWLFLGGTLMTLLSSMSLMTLVNLFMQSHFLYQVHLYLGLMLMCGFVLFDTQLIIEKRRMGNKDFVQHALELFIDFVGMLRRLLIILTQKEEQNRRRKRE